CCGGATAAAGCCGGTGGCGTCGCCCTGCTGATATTCTTCCCCTTCCTCAAAAGTGGCCAGTTCAGGGCGATAAAGTGATTTTTCCGCCTTGCGGCCTACCACCGTGACATTGCCTTTGTATAATTTCAAGCGGGCGGTGCCGGTGACCTCGACCTGGGTTTCGTCGATCAGTTTTTGTAAGACCCGCATCTCCGGCGAAAACCAGTAACCATAATAGACCAGTTCGGCGTAACGGGGGATGAGGCTATCCCGGAGGTGCATGACCTCCCGGTCCAGGGTGATCGATTCCACCGCCTGATGTGCCACCCGTAAAATGGTACCCCCCGGAGTTTCATAGACGCCTCGCGACTTCATGCCCACATAGCGATTCTCCACCACATCCACCCGGCCGATGCCGTGTTCGCCTCCCAAGCGGTTCAAGTGGGCCAGCAGCGGGGCCGGAGTGAAACGCACTCCATCCACCGCCACCGGATTGCCGGCTTCAAAGTCAATCTCCAGATATTGCGGCCGATCTACCGCGTCCTCGGGGGCAGCGGTTAATAGAAACATGTCGGCCGGAGGCTCGGCCCAGGGGTCTTCCAGGATCCCGCCTTCAAAACTGGTATGCAGGAGATTCTGATCAATGGAATAGGGCTTTTCCGGGGTCACCGGCACCGCAATGCCACGGCGCCGGGCATATTCAACCAGATCAGAACGGGACCGGAAGGGCCACAGCCGCCAAGGAGCAATGATTTTCAGCTCCGGCGCCAGGGCCTGGTAAGTCAGTTCAAACCGCACCTGGTCGTTGCCCTTCCCGGTAGCGCCGTGGCTGACCGCGGCGGCCTCCTCCAGCCGGGCGATCTCCACCTGACGCTTGGCAATCAGGGGTCGGGCCAAGGAAGTCCCCAGCAGATACTGGCTCTCATAAATGGCGTTGGCCCGCAACGCCGGGAACACAAAGTCGCTGACGAATTCCTCGACCAGATCATCCAGATAGACCTTGGCGGCCCCGGTTTGCAGGGCCTTGTCCTCCATCTCCTCGAGATTCTCGTCCTGACCCAAATTAGCGGCAAAGGCAATAATCGGGCATTGGTAGGTTTCCTGCAGCCACTTTAAAATCACCGAGGTATCCAACCCCCCAGAATACGCCAGCACGATCTTGTTGATTTCAGTCATTTATTCGATTCATTCCTTGCCAAATTTTGGCTGTTATGGTCAAGATCCCAGCAGCCACTCCAACAGCGCCTTCTGGAGGTGCAGCCGGTTTTCGGCCTGATCCCAGGCAGCCGACTGCGGGCCATCGAGCACCGCGTCGGTAATCTCTTCGCCGCGGTGGGCGGGCAGGCAATGGAGGATGATGGCCTCGGGTTTGGCCTGTTGCAGCCGTTCCGTATTAACCTGAAAGCGGGCGAATTGCTGTCGCCGCTCCGGGGCTTCGCTCTCCTGGCCCATCGAAGCCCAGACATCGGTGTTAATAACCTCGGCGTCCTGGACGGCTCGATCAGGATCATCCGAGAGATATACCGATCGGCCCTTGGCATGGGCCTGAGCCAGCAATCCCGCATCCGGCTCATATCCCCGGGGACAGGCCAGGTACAGGGCAAAATCCAGGCGCAAGGCCGCCGTAATCCAGGAGTTGGCCATGTTGTTGCCGTCTCCCAGCCAGGCCACCTTGAGGTCGGTGACCCGTCCGAAGCGCTCCTGAATGGTCAACAGATCGCTTAACACCTGACAGGGGTGGTGCGTATCGGTAAGGCCATTGATCACCGGAATAGACGCGTGGCGGGCCATTTCCTCTATCATCTGCTGCTCATAGGTGCGGATCACCACCCCGTCGACGTAGCGGGACAAGACCCGGGCAGTATCGGCGAGCGGTTCCTGCCGGGCCAGTTGCGTATCCCCCCGGCTGAGGTAGATGGTGCTACCCCCTAACTGAGCCATGCCGGCTTCAAACGACACCCGGGTGCGGGTGGAGGGCTTGTCAAAAATCATCGCCAGGGTTTTGCCCACGAGCGGCATGTGACTCTGCCTCTGTCGGTGTCCCTCTTTTAATTCCAGGGCCCGCCGGATCAGGTTTAAGATCTCGGCTTTATCCAAATCCAGAATAGTTAACAGATCACGCTTCATCTTACAGCACCTTTAAGGCCTCGGTCAGAATTTCCAAAAATCGATCAATCTCGTCCCTGGTTACGATCAACGGCGGCAGAAAACGTAAAATATTGCCCTGGGTGCAATTGATCAAGGCCCCGCGCTCCCGACAGGCGACGACCACCGGGCCGCCGTCCTGGTCCAGCTCCAAGGCCAGCATCAGACCCAGCCCGCGAACTTCTTTGATCAGGTCATATCGGGCCTGGAGCTGTTGCAGCTCTTTTTTAAAATACTCACCTTTTTTTTCGACTTCAGCCAGAAAGGTCGGCTGTGAGATAATATCGAGCACGGCCCGGGCCGCGGCAGTGACCACCGGGCCGCCGCCAAAGGTGCTGGCATGGCTGCCCGGACCAAAGGCCTGAGCTGCCCGGTCGGTGGCCAACAGCGCCCCAATGGGCAGCCCGTTGGCCAAGGCTTTGGCCAGGGTCATGATATCCGGTGCAATGCCGAAATGTTCGTAGGCAAAGAGCTTGCCGGTACGGCCCATGCCGGTCTGCACTTCATCGAATACCAGCAACAGTTGATGGCGATCACAGAGCTGCCGCAATCCTTCCAGATAACCCGGCCCCGGCATCTGCACCCCGCCTTCCCCCTGAATCGGCTCAACCAGGATGGCCGCGGTGCTGGCATCAATGGCCTGTTCCACTGCCTGCAGATCATTAAAAGGAACGAATAAAAATCCCGGCATCAGCGGTGCGAAGCCCTGCCAGAATTTTTCCTGGCCGGTGGCCGACAGGGTGGCCAAAGTCCGCCCATGAAAAGAATTGCGCATGCAAATAATCTGGTAACGCTCGGGGCCAAAGCGCTTGAAGGCGTAACGGCGACAGAGCTTGATAGCCCCTTCGTTGGCCTCTGCGCCGCTGTTGCAGAAAAAGGCGCGGTCGGCGAAACTCAGGCGGGTTAATCGCTCAGCCAATTCGATCTGGTTGGGAATATGGTAAAGATTGGAAACATGGACCAATTCCTGCACCTGGCGATTGAGCGCGGCGCTGACCTCGGGGTGCACATGGCCCAGATTGCATACGGAGATACCGGCCACAAAATCCATATATTCCTTGCCTTCGACATCCCAGACTTGAACCCCCTGACCCCGGACCAGCACCAGGGGCTGGCGGGCGTAAGTCGGGATCAAGACCCGCTGTCCCCGTTCCATCCAGTTCTGACTCGTCAGAGCCATTGTGGTTTCCTGATGTTCCTTTTGCGGTTGTACGGTCGCCATGAGCTTTTCCAATGATTTTAGATCAATTTTATAAAAATAATAGATTAGTCCGCAAAGTGCTCAAATAAACGCGGGATTTGCCACTTCAGGCGGAATTCATTAATCCGTCTGGCCGCCAATCGGACATATTGTTCTTCCAGTTCATAACCGACATAGCTGCGCCCGGCTTTGAGCGCGGCAATGGCGGTTTGACCACTGCCCATGAAGGGGTCCAATACTACCTCGCCTTTGAAGGTGTATAGTTGAATTAAGCGATAGGGCAACTCTACCGGAAAGGGCGCCGGGTGGCCCACCGACCGGGCCGACTCCGCCGGAAAGGTCCAAACACTTTTGGTAAATTCCAGAAAATTGTCTCTGGTAATGGTGCTTTCCCGTTTAGAGGGGTTTTGGCGGGAAAAGTTCCCCTTGGAGAATACCAGAATATATTCATGGACGTCCCTGAGCGTCGGGTTGGCTGCCGAACGCCAACTGCCCCAGGCCGTGGACGGACTGGCGCTGGCCGCCTTGTTCCAGATGATCTCACCCCGCATCAGCAGACCAAGGTCCTGCAGATCCTGGGCCAGACAGGCATTAAGGGGCACATAGGGCTTGCGGCCCAGGTTGGCGACGTTGATGCAGGCCCGGCCGCCGGGCACCAAAACCCGCTTAACCTCCTGCCACACCCGTTTCAGGAACTTCCGGTAGCCGTCCAGCGTCAAGTCCTCATCATATTCTTTGCCCACGTTGTAAGGGGGCGAGGTCACCATCAGATGCACGCTGGCGTCGGGTAATTCAGCCATTATTTCAGAAGACTTGCAAAAAATCTTATTCAAAAATTCTTCTGGAACGGTGTTTTCGAAATATTTTAGCTTCTGCTCTTGTGGTAAAGCTTCATATAATTTGCTGGCATAAAAGCGACTGGCATCATGGCCAATTCTACCCGGTGAACCGAAGGCGCTGGTCTGGGTTCCCGATCTATTGGTTCTAGTCCGCATCAATATGCCGCTGTTTATGCCACAATCTCCGTGCCGATGCCCTGGTCCGTGAAAATCTCCAGCAGGACCGCATGCAGCAGCCGCCCGTCGATAATGTGGGACTTGGCCACGCCCGCGGCGATGGCCTCCAGGCAGCAGTTAACCTTGGGAATCATGCCGCCCTGGATGACTCCCTGGGAGATGCCCTCCAGGGCCAGTTCCCGGGTCAGGGTAGAAATCAACCGGCCGTGTTCATCCAGCACCCCGGGCACGTCGGTGAGCAGGATGAGCTTGGTGGCTTTTAAGGCCGCGGCAATCTGGCTGGCCACCAGGTCGGCATTGATGTTGTAGGTTTCGCCTGCCTCACCGACCCCCACCGGCGCGATGATGGGGATGAAATTATGGCTTTGCAAGGTCTCGATCACCGCGGTATCGATGCTGGTCACCTGGCCGACCATGCCGATGTCGATGATCTCCGGCGGTTCTTCCTGACCCCGGGGGCGGTGGAGGTGCATTTTTTGCGCCTGGATCAATTGGCCATCCTTGCCGGTTAAGCCCACGGCCCGGCCGCCGGCGGCATTGATCAGGTTGACGATCTCTTTATTGACCTTGCCCCCCAGGACCATCTCCACCACGTCCATGGTCTCGCCGTCGGTGACCCGCAGGCCCTCGACGAATTGGGACTGAATGCCCATGCGTTGCAGCGTCTGGCTGATCTGCGGGCCGCCACCATGCACCACCACCGGATTAAGGCCTAAGTATTTAAGTAAAGTAATATCCTGGGCAAAGCCCTGCTTCAGGCCCTCGTCTTTCATGGCATGGCCGCCATACTTGATGACCAGGGTGTGCCCCAGAAAGCGCCGCATATAGGGCAGGGCCTCAATAAGAATCTGGGCTTTATTAATCCACTCTTGCATCGCCAAAAGCAGGGGAACAGGCTTCCAGCCTGTTCCCAAAGCACGGGCAAGATGCCGGTGCCAAAATTAGAGAATATAACGACTCAGGTCTTCGTCCGCAATCAGGGCTGCTAACCGTTCCTGAACATAGGCGGCGGTAATGGTGATCTTGGATCTGGCCAGCTCCGGGGCATTAAAAGAGATATCTTCGACCAGCTTCTCCATCACCGTGTGCAGCCGGCGCGCCCCGATGTTTTCGGTGCGTTCATTGACCCGGGTGGCCAGGGCGGCAATCTCTTTGATGGCGTCCGGCTCAAACTCCAGCTCAATCCCCTCAGTGGCCATTAGCGCCTGATATTGCTTGACCAGGGCATTTTCCGGTTCGGTCAGGATGCGTTCAAATTCCTCCTGCCCTAGGGCTTGCAACTCCACCCGGATGGGGAAGCGGCCTTGCATCTCCGGGATCAGATCGGATGGCTTGGAGATATGGAAGGCCCCCGAGGCGATGAACAGAATATGGTCGGTGCGCACCATGCCGTGTTTGGTAGTGACCGTGGAGCCTTCGACGATGGGCAACAGATCGCGCTGCACCCCTTCCCGCGATACATCCGGCCCCCGGCTATGGTCGCGGCCGACGATCTTGTCGATTTCATCTAGAAAAATGATGCCGCTCTGTTCTACCTTGCGGCGGGCATCTTCAATCACTCGGTCCATGTCAATCAGCCGCTGGGCTTCCTCCTGAATCAGAATCTCCCGGGCTTCACAGATCTTGACTTTGCGCCGCTTGGTTTGGGCCGGAAACAGATTGCCGAACATCTCTTTGAAATTGATGTCCATTTCCTCCAGCCCGGCACTGGAAAAGATTTCCACCATGGGCATGGTCCGCTGCGTGACCTCAAGATCGACATAACGGTCATCCAGCCGCCCTTCTCTAAGCAACCGCCGGAGCTTTTCCCGGGTCTGGTCTTTATCCTCTGGTTTGGGAGCCGGGGTTTCCGCGTCCGGGCGCCGCGGGCTAGGGGGCAGCAACAGATCCAGCAAACGCTCTTCGGCCACTTCTTGAGCCTTGACCTTGACCTTCTCGCGTTCCTCGGCTTTAACCATATTGACCGCCAGTTCCATCAGGTCGCGGATCATCGACTCAACATCGCGGCCCACATAGCCGACCTCGGTGAACTTGCTGGCCTCGATCTTCAGAAACGGCGATTGGGCCAGTTTGGCCAGCCGCCGGGCAATTTCGGTCTTGCCCACCCCGGTGGGGCCGATCATAATGATGTTTTTGGGGGCTACTTCATCCCGCAAGCCCTCGGGAATCTGCTGCCGCCGCCAGCGGTTGCGTAGGGCAATGGCCACCGAGCGCTTGGCCTCAGCTTGGCCGATGATGTATTTATCCAGCTCCGACACGATTTCCCGCGGCGTCAGATGATCGCCGCGCATGGGTAATGATCTCACTAATTCC
This DNA window, taken from Deltaproteobacteria bacterium, encodes the following:
- a CDS encoding argininosuccinate synthase, which produces MTEINKIVLAYSGGLDTSVILKWLQETYQCPIIAFAANLGQDENLEEMEDKALQTGAAKVYLDDLVEEFVSDFVFPALRANAIYESQYLLGTSLARPLIAKRQVEIARLEEAAAVSHGATGKGNDQVRFELTYQALAPELKIIAPWRLWPFRSRSDLVEYARRRGIAVPVTPEKPYSIDQNLLHTSFEGGILEDPWAEPPADMFLLTAAPEDAVDRPQYLEIDFEAGNPVAVDGVRFTPAPLLAHLNRLGGEHGIGRVDVVENRYVGMKSRGVYETPGGTILRVAHQAVESITLDREVMHLRDSLIPRYAELVYYGYWFSPEMRVLQKLIDETQVEVTGTARLKLYKGNVTVVGRKAEKSLYRPELATFEEGEEYQQGDATGFIR
- the argF gene encoding ornithine carbamoyltransferase, producing the protein MKRDLLTILDLDKAEILNLIRRALELKEGHRQRQSHMPLVGKTLAMIFDKPSTRTRVSFEAGMAQLGGSTIYLSRGDTQLARQEPLADTARVLSRYVDGVVIRTYEQQMIEEMARHASIPVINGLTDTHHPCQVLSDLLTIQERFGRVTDLKVAWLGDGNNMANSWITAALRLDFALYLACPRGYEPDAGLLAQAHAKGRSVYLSDDPDRAVQDAEVINTDVWASMGQESEAPERRQQFARFQVNTERLQQAKPEAIILHCLPAHRGEEITDAVLDGPQSAAWDQAENRLHLQKALLEWLLGS
- a CDS encoding acetylornithine transaminase; the protein is MALTSQNWMERGQRVLIPTYARQPLVLVRGQGVQVWDVEGKEYMDFVAGISVCNLGHVHPEVSAALNRQVQELVHVSNLYHIPNQIELAERLTRLSFADRAFFCNSGAEANEGAIKLCRRYAFKRFGPERYQIICMRNSFHGRTLATLSATGQEKFWQGFAPLMPGFLFVPFNDLQAVEQAIDASTAAILVEPIQGEGGVQMPGPGYLEGLRQLCDRHQLLLVFDEVQTGMGRTGKLFAYEHFGIAPDIMTLAKALANGLPIGALLATDRAAQAFGPGSHASTFGGGPVVTAAARAVLDIISQPTFLAEVEKKGEYFKKELQQLQARYDLIKEVRGLGLMLALELDQDGGPVVVACRERGALINCTQGNILRFLPPLIVTRDEIDRFLEILTEALKVL
- a CDS encoding site-specific DNA-methyltransferase; this encodes MRTRTNRSGTQTSAFGSPGRIGHDASRFYASKLYEALPQEQKLKYFENTVPEEFLNKIFCKSSEIMAELPDASVHLMVTSPPYNVGKEYDEDLTLDGYRKFLKRVWQEVKRVLVPGGRACINVANLGRKPYVPLNACLAQDLQDLGLLMRGEIIWNKAASASPSTAWGSWRSAANPTLRDVHEYILVFSKGNFSRQNPSKRESTITRDNFLEFTKSVWTFPAESARSVGHPAPFPVELPYRLIQLYTFKGEVVLDPFMGSGQTAIAALKAGRSYVGYELEEQYVRLAARRINEFRLKWQIPRLFEHFAD
- the argB gene encoding acetylglutamate kinase encodes the protein MQEWINKAQILIEALPYMRRFLGHTLVIKYGGHAMKDEGLKQGFAQDITLLKYLGLNPVVVHGGGPQISQTLQRMGIQSQFVEGLRVTDGETMDVVEMVLGGKVNKEIVNLINAAGGRAVGLTGKDGQLIQAQKMHLHRPRGQEEPPEIIDIGMVGQVTSIDTAVIETLQSHNFIPIIAPVGVGEAGETYNINADLVASQIAAALKATKLILLTDVPGVLDEHGRLISTLTRELALEGISQGVIQGGMIPKVNCCLEAIAAGVAKSHIIDGRLLHAVLLEIFTDQGIGTEIVA
- the hslU gene encoding ATP-dependent protease ATPase subunit HslU, with product MRGDHLTPREIVSELDKYIIGQAEAKRSVAIALRNRWRRQQIPEGLRDEVAPKNIIMIGPTGVGKTEIARRLAKLAQSPFLKIEASKFTEVGYVGRDVESMIRDLMELAVNMVKAEEREKVKVKAQEVAEERLLDLLLPPSPRRPDAETPAPKPEDKDQTREKLRRLLREGRLDDRYVDLEVTQRTMPMVEIFSSAGLEEMDINFKEMFGNLFPAQTKRRKVKICEAREILIQEEAQRLIDMDRVIEDARRKVEQSGIIFLDEIDKIVGRDHSRGPDVSREGVQRDLLPIVEGSTVTTKHGMVRTDHILFIASGAFHISKPSDLIPEMQGRFPIRVELQALGQEEFERILTEPENALVKQYQALMATEGIELEFEPDAIKEIAALATRVNERTENIGARRLHTVMEKLVEDISFNAPELARSKITITAAYVQERLAALIADEDLSRYIL